In Subdoligranulum variabile, the genomic stretch TTCTTTGCGTTCCTATGTTGCGAAGTTTATCGAACAGTATTTTAAGCGAAACCACATACAATACAAAATATCATGTTGCCCGTCATTGCATAATCTCACAACACGGTTTCACCCAATCGATCTATTATTTACAGATATAATATTTAGCGATAAGACAGAGATGTCCACGTTGCTAAAAATCCGTAAGCAACACCCATCAATGATGATGGTGATCTTAACAAACAATAATGAGTATGCTATACAGGGGTATAAGCTAGGAATACTCCGCTACATAATGAAGGAGCAACTGGAACATGAACTTCCCCACTGCATGGATGCAGTGCTTGCAAGATATTCCAAGCACAGAGATGTGCTTGAAATGAAATTCGTTGAAGGAAAGTATTGCGTGTACCAGGATGAAATCGTCTATATGGAAAGCCAAGGTCATAAAGTGAATTTTCATCTTTCTTTAGGGATGTCTGTTCGAATTTTGACAGCGCACACAACGATAGATGCTATGCAACTACAACTAAACCAAAATCGTTTTGTACGGCCACACAAAAGTTTCCTTGTGAATTGTTCCTATATTGACAAGATTGAGTGTGGCAATATTCTTCTGCAAAGCGGTGATAGAATCACCATTTCGCAAAGCCGCAAGAAAGATGTCGATGCATTGCTCACAGCAATTCTATAAAGATAATATTGCACAGAAAAAACACATCTGCCTTCCTCGTAAGAAGTCAGATGTGTTTTTTAGTTTTCTTATTTTAGTTTACTAAAAATATACTTTCGTGCACGGTGAATTCTATTTTTAACATTCGCCTCCGAGGTATTGGTAAGGCAAGCAATATCTTTAAGTTTGTACCCTTTGATTTTCATAACCAATGTTATTCGATACTTTTCAGGCAATTCATTGAGTGCTTGCAGCGCTTTCTGCAGGGTAATTTTGGTGAGAGCAATCTCATCTGGACTATCAAAATTATTTATTTCTGGAACCTCGTCGGCAGGATACAAGGATGTCTTGCGTTTTTCCCATCTTCGAATGAAGTCGATGGTTTTGCTTTTAGTCACAACATAAAGGTATGATTTTAGCTCTTTAGGGTTGTCCATACGTATGGTATCAATATCTTCAATAATATTCACCATTGTTTCGTGTACTGCATCTTCAGCCAGACGCTGATCTTTTGTGAGTTCATAAGCAACTCTATACATCATTCCATAGTATGTGTGGTAGATGTACTCAAATTTTGATCTCTGCGTATCATCGTCAATCATGGCGAGATAGATAAAAAGCATAGAAAGCGGCTCCCTATTGAACTAGATTGTCCAAGATAAAGATAATGAATTTCATAGTATTATCCGTAAAAAGGGTCATTCAGGTTTCATGGTTTCTGAAAAAAAGCAAAAAAAGCGCAAAGTTTCCCGAACGGGCAAACCTTGCGCTTTTTGAGAGGCCTTTATTTTGTACTTTGGCTGGGGGCAGGTGTTAGCATCGTTTATCGAAATCGTAGCTGACGGTTTCACTCGTGCCGTTTGCGGTGACGGTGACTGTAGTGGTTAGCTTGTAGGTCGTTCCTGCTTTGATGGCATAGCTTCCATTAAATTCATGCCGGAATCCATAGTAGGTAGAAGATGTACGATCCACTTCGGTGTAATTTCCCCAAAAGCCCTTCTCATACAACACGAGTGTGCATTCCATCTTTGTTGCCTTCGGATCTGCAACAATATAGCTCGAATAGGACTGGGACTCCGCGGAAATAGTCGGAGAGATGGCAATTACGTTTTTCCAACGGGGCTCTGCCGCAAACGCGGTTACGCAAAAAAGTGTAGCCATTAATACGGAAATGGCGATTCCAATAATTTTTTTCATTTTCAGAACTCCTTTTGATAAATGGCCTCTTCCTTAACAATCCGTATGATACGGTGAAATGGTTACAAAATTAGTGTATAAAGTTTTCATAACCTATTTGAGAGTGGAATCCACAGTGATTCCCTCGGCCACTTTTATAAGTTCTGAAATGTTAGGATTGCCATAAATAGTGAAGGATAGCCCATCAGCTTCCCAAACCAATACGTTGCTATTATCTTCGCGTATTCCCCAGATTGCATGGTTTCCATCAAATTCGAGTTCATAGTATCTGGTTAGTTCGTTGTCAATCCCGACTTCTTGCTCCGAGCCAATATCAACAACTCTGACAGTATACCAACCACCGCTGTCTGATGTGAATTCAGCAATGTACCGATCTTGATTTGATGTCTCTTCATCTGTAAGTGTAAAACCTGTAAGGATGCAACTCAAGTTAATTTTCGAAGCAATATCAAAATGTTGTCGATCTGTTTCTTGGGAATAGACGATGTTCATAAAACCATCTCGCCATTGGATCAAGGTATCCACTACGGCATCTTGAACTGCTTGAACGGGAAGGAGGGCAAATGTCAGTGCAGTCATAACGCTGGTAAAAGCTATCAACACCTTCTTGGTAGGTTTCCAAATTTGGACCCATCCCTCTTTTCGGCGCGCCTTTTTTAAGAGCCGGTCCATTTTCTGCTGAAACTGTTCGGAAGGATGAAACTGAGCATTCATTTCTTTCAGACTCGGCATGGAAGCCAGTTCGCGCTCTTCTGCCTCCGTCACAACCAATGAAATCAGTGCATCTGGCGTAATGCGGATTTCGTCATTCTCTTTCTTTTTCATGATAGCTCTCCAATTTATCTAATATCATTCTCCGCGCTCGAAAAATTCGCACTTTTGTGTTTTCCGGAGTGATGTTCAAAATTGTTGCGATTTCTTTCACTTGATAACCCTGCAATTTTAGTTCCAACGGCGTACGATACCGATCATCCATCTTCGAAATCATTGCAATCAACTCATTAAAGGCAAGTGCATCAATTGCAATAGTTTCGGGGTCCTGTTTATGTTTGGTGTCATAGCGTTCTAATTCATTGTCTTCGGTCGGGCGAACCTTGTCCCATTTGCGCACACAATCAACGGCCTTATTATGGGTGACCCTCCGCAGAAAAGCACGAAGTGTAAGTTCATCGTCAATATGTACTTTATCTATAATCCGTATCAACTGCAAAAAAGTTTCATGTACAACGTCCTCAGCCAGATAATGCTCTTTTACTACTTCCTTTGCAACATGATACATGAAGCCAACGTAGTTCTGATAAATGTACGAAAATTTATCCTGCTGTTCCTCGGTTTCCAGCATGGAGATATAAAAAGTCAGCATTTTTCCCTCCGCGTGTGTTAAAGCGTCCTGTTGGGATTTGGATCACATGATTGCAAATACCAGGTGATATAACCAATCAGGTGCGCTTTCTGTTCCGCGGAGCAATGATCAAGTTGATATTGCAGTTCGTCAGAAAAGAAATTACTTATTTTTGAAGGCGAGGATGGCAATATTGCGTAAATTGAACATTCCAGTACGCCCGCAAGAACGTAGAGCTTTTGCAGAGAAAGATGTCCAGAACCTCTTTCTATACGACTAATGTACTGGGGAGATACATCAAACTTGTTGCCCAGTTCTTCTTGTGTCCATCCCTTTGCTGTACGCATTGCGCGAATTTTTGTTCCAATCGCTTTGTAAAGTTCTTCCTTCGAAATGTCCACTTTTCCATCACCTCAAAATAAGCGTATCAATTTTCAAACTCAAATTTGAGGGTCTAATAAGTTTATAAGTAAACTATATAAGTTTATTTTTGTGGATTTTTATCAATTTATTCGGTTTAGATAATTGAGAATATGGTTTATATTTGAGAAGAAGAATATCTGTAACCCCTTTTCTGCCTGATTCGTATACGCTTTAGACCATCTTTTTATTTTACGGTTTAAGAAGGTCAGGGCCCTTGAATGTTTTTTGGGCGTAATTGTATACGGAAGGTGTAGAACGTGGTGATGCAAAACAAATGCCGAACCGCTGGATATCAACTGGCGAAGTAGGTTCAACACCCGCTCACTTGCTCCACATTGCCGATCCCCACCTCCATTCTGATTGTACGAATATCGTTATCGTCAGAATGGAGGTAACAATGGGTTTTAATTATGGGCGCGAAAAGCGCGCTTTTGATGAAAAATGGGCACGGCTGGAAGTGGAATATCGCGCGGCAGGGATGTCCGAAAAAGCAATCCAAGACATGAAGAATTATGATTGGCAATGGTTTTGCAGTGAACGAACCTATCGCAACCATGTACAAACTTTGCCAGTTGGTGATGCTGAGAGTCATGGCGATGTATTTTTCAAACAAGCACGTTTGGAATCAATAACTTCCCAATGGGATGCCGGTGACGTAGATCACTCTCGCTTCGGTTGGTTGTCTGCTTTAGAAGATGAGAAGCTTTACAATAAATTGCGCGCTCTCTCTGATAAAGACCTGGAATTGCTGACGCTCCTTTGTGTTGATGGTTTCCAACAGGCAGATATTGCTCGTAGAATGAACTGCTCACGCAATGCCGTGCATAAGCGGCTTAAAAAAATTAAAAAAATTCTGAAAAAAGGGTGACAATCGCCTCCGCTCGATGCCTGTATAATAGAAGCGATTTTTTCCTTCTATGTACTTTGAAATTTGAATACACGGCAGAACAGGTACATACCCCGCGCAGGAGCGAGTGAGAAGCGACGCCATGATGCTGGCCAGCTAGGAGGTGAAATAGCTGTATTAGCGGAGCGCCCACCGCCTTTCTCATACACAGCTTTGGCACACTGTGCGCGATGATTGTGCGGGTGAATAATGATACTTCCTCACGGCCTCCTAAGGACTTGGGAGGAACCCTGCGGCGCGCGCTTCAAACGACGCTGCAGAGTTATGACAGCCGCGCCAGCGGAGACCTGCTCTGTCCCTAGCATCAGGGATGCGTGGCAAATGTGATGCAATTATCTTGCCAATAGAAAAGATGTGGGCGCATTGGTGATTTCCAATGCGCCCACTGTCTATATAAGGGGAAAGAAATATCATGATGCAACAAAGTGTTGATAAAATTGCATTAAAGCTTATTCATATGATGTTTCGTAAGGGTATGATTGACACATCGGTATACCGACAGGTCCTAAGACGGTATGCATGAAAAGTCAAGGATAGTACCGGATATCGTCGCATCCTAAACAAATGTAGCCTCCCCTTTTATACTTGAAGCGGAGGTGATCAGATGAACAATATGCAACAACTGTACTTCGGAAATCTAGCTTTAGACCCTAACCGACAGCGCCGGATCGTCTATTATGGCCGTGTTTCAACAGAACATGAGGCTCAGCTTGAAGCGTTGGAAAAGCAGATGCAGTGGTACGAGGACCAAACAAAGTATCATCCAAATTGGACTGTGGTAGGTAAGTACATCGACGAAGGGATCACTGGAACGCTCGCTAAAAAGCGTCCTTCCTTTATGAAGATGATTGAGGACGCCAAGCAGCGAAAGTTTGATCTTATCGTCACTCGTGAGGTATGCCGTTTTGCAAGAAATACCGTAGACACTTTGGTACTTACTCGTGAACTCAAAAACTATGGTGTTGAGGTCTATTTCGTATCTGATAACATCTGGACAATGGATGGAGACGGCGAATTACGGCTTACGATCATGGCTACGTTGGCTCAAGAGGAAAGTCGAAAGATTTCAGAGCGGGTTCGAGCAGGACAAGCCGTAAGCAGAGAAAACGGTGTTCTATTTGGGAACGGAAATATCATCGGTTATGATCGGGTAGGAAGCACTTATGTCATTAACCCGGAGCAAGCAGCTACAATCCGTACAATTTTCGAACTATACTCACAAGGTCTGGGGCAAATGAAAATCGTCAACGAACTGACGCGGCGTGGATGTAAGGACGGTAATGGAAACGTGAAATGGTCCTGCATCAAAATCAGCCGGATTCTTCGCAACGCCACTTATATGGGTTATATCTGCTATAACAAGTCAAAAGTCAACAACTTTTTGGAAAAAAAGCGAATTAAGAATTTAGATGAGGATTCTTTTATCCTTAAGAAAGGCGACTTTGAGCCTATTATATCGGAAGCTCTATGGCATCAGTGCGAAAATATCCGAAACGGCCGGATTCACAAATATCAAATGCCTTCTGGGGAGGAGCGCAGACGAGGCACAAGAATCGCTCAAAACCTGTGGGTCAAGAAACTACGTTGCCGCTGCGGCGCTGGATACAATCGCTTCAAATGGAGGGTGCTACGGGATGGAACCCCTGTTTACGGATACCAATGCAATTACCGTACACAAAACCCCGCAAAGACTTTTGTAGAAAAGAATCATCTCGATAGCCAAAAATATTGTGATGCGATCGCCATCTGTGAGTGGAAGCTTGATTTGATGGCAAAGATGATTTTTGACCAACTGTGGGGAGACCAAAGAGAAGCTGTTTTGAAGGCCTGTCAGATGGTTGAATCTTGCATCCTTTCTACGACGTTACAAACTGATTCAGAAAAAGCGGAAAAACAAAAGAAAATCGAAAAATTGGAGCAACGTCTTCTGAATCTCGGTCAGATGCGAGCGGATGGTGAACTGACAAGGGAGCAATTTCAGAAGTTATATGCACAGACCACTACAGAATTGGACGCCTTGAAAACGCAACAGAATAGCGTTCCAGACTCAGCTGAGGAAAAAGTCAGCTTCGACCTGAACAAAATCAAAAAAGGGCTTTCTCAAATGGTGGACATTACGGCACCTCGTATTTCTGAAGAACTGATAGATGAATTTGTGGAGGCTGTTACCCCAGTCGAGAATCATCATTATCGCTGGAAAATGACCTTCGGAGAAATGAAGTCAGGACAAGAACGATATAACCTTATGGAGCCGGAAAATTCCCCTGTACTCTCATTTACGATTGACTTTGAGACTGCCCGCCAGTATCGTATGTCGAATGGGTTGCCCGCCCAATTCCGTCAGCGTGACTGGACTGATCTGAACGTGGAAGTGTATTTGTAACCCCCCATGTGCATTGCAAACAAAAACAGGCGCACCGCCAAAAGCGGTGCGCCTGTTCAATTAGTTAAAAGTTCTCGTCGCTATAATGCGATTAGTCCTTCATCGCACGGGGTGCTTTAATAGCGGCCTGAGCAGCAGCCAGACGAGCGATAGGCACACGGTACGGAGAGCAGCTGACGTAGTCCAGACCAACATTGTGGCAGAACTCGACGCTGGAGGGGTCGCCGCCATGCTCGCCGCAGATGCCGAGACCCAGGTTGGGGTTCGTCTCGCGGCCGTCGTGGGCAGCCATCTTGATCAGCTTGCCAACGCCAACCTGATCGAGATGCTGGAACGGATCGCTCTCGTAGATCTTGGTGTCGTAGTAGGCAGTCAGGAACTTGGCAGCGTCGTCACGGCTGAAGCCGAAGGTCATCTGGGTCAGGTCATTGGTGCCGAAGCTGAAGAAGTCGGCTTCCTTGGCGATCTGGCCGGCGGTCAGAGCGGCACGCGGGATCTCGATCATGGTACCAATCTGGTACTTCATGTCAACACCGGCCTCAGCGATGAGCTTGTCGGCAGTCTTGACAACGACATCCTTGACGTACTTGAGCTCTTTGACCTCGCCAACCAGAGGAATCATGATGTGCGGGGTGATCATCTTACCGGTCTCAGCGCTGACCTTCAGGGCAGCCTTGATGACGGCGTTGGTCTGCATCTCGGCGATTTCCGGATAGGTAACGCACAGACGGCAGCCACGATGGCCCATCATGGGGTTGAACTCGTGCAGGCTGACAACCACGTTGTTCAGCTCTTCGGTGGTCATACCCATGTCCTTGGCCAGAGCCTCGATCTCCTCGGGCTTGGTGGGCAGGAACTCATGCAGCGGCGGATCCAGATAACGGATGGTCATCGGACGGTCGCCCATGATGCGGTACATGGCAGTAAAGTCGGCCTCCTGGTAGGGCTCGACCTTGGCCAGAGCAGTCTTGCGCTCCTCAACCGTACGGGCGCAGATCATCTCACGGACAGCCTTGATGCGGTCCTCAGCGAAGAACATATGCTCGGTACGGCACAGACCGATGCCTTCAGCACCCATATCAACGGCGTTCTGAGCGTCGCGCGGGTTATCGGCGTTGGTCAGGACCTTCATCTGACGGGCAGCGTCAGCCCAGCCCATGAAGCGCTTGAAGTTGGCGTTCTCGGTGGAAGCCACAGTGGCGATCTGGCCCTCGTAGATGTTACCAGTGGAGCCATCAATGCTCATCCAGTCGCCCTCATGGAAGAGGTGGCCGTTGATGGTGATGGTCTTGGCGTCATAGTCAATGACGACATCGTTGTCGTTGCCGCAGCCGGAAACACAGCAGGTGCCCATGCCACGAGCGACAACGGCGGCGTGGCTGGTCATACCGCCACGGACGGTCAGGATGCCCTGAGAGACCTGCATACCGACGATATCCTCGGGGCTGGTCTCGAGACGGACCAGGACGACCTTCTTCCAGGCTTCGTCCTTGACCTTCTCTTCGGCGTCTTCCGCAGAGAAGACGACACGGCCGCAGGCAGATCCCGGAGAAGCAGCCAGGCCCTTGCCGATTGCCTCGGCAGCCTTCAGAGCAGCAGCGTCAAACTGGGGATGCAGCAGGGTATCCAGCTGCTTGGGCTCCACGCGCAGAACAGCAGTCTGCTCGCTGATGACACCCTCGTCCACCAGGTCGCAGGCAATCTGCAGAGCAGCCTGGGCGGTACGCTTGCCGTTACGGGTCTGCAGCATGAAGAGCTTGCCATCCTCGATGGTGAACTCCATGTCCTGCATATCCTTGTAGTAGTTCTCGAGGCGGGTAGCGATCTCAACGAACTGATCGTAAACCTCGGGCATCTCCTCATGCAGCTTGCTGATGGGAGAAGGAGTACGGATACCGGCCACGACGTCTTCGCCCTGAGCGTTGATCAGGTACTCGCCCATCAGCTTCTTCTCGCCAGTAGCGGGGTTACGGGTGAAAGCAACGCCAGTACCGGAACGCATGCCGGAGTTGCCGAACGCCATCTGCTGGACGTTGACGGCAGTGCCCCACTCGTAGGGGATCTCGTTCATCTTACGATAAACGTTGGCGCGGGGGTTGTCCCAGGAACGGAAGACGGCCTTCACGGCGCCGATCAGCTGTTCCTTCGGATCCTGCGGGAACTCGCTGCCCTGCTTCTCGCGGTAGATCTGCTTGAACTCCTTGACGAGTTCCTTCAGGTCATCGGCAGTCAGCTCGACGTCCTGCTTCACTCCCTTGCGCTCCTTCATGGCGTCGATGCGCTCCTCGAAGAAGCTCTTGCCCAACTCCATGACGACGTCAGAGTACATCTGGATGAAGCGGCGGTAGCAGTCATAAGCAAAACGGGGGTTGTCGGTCTTCTTGGCCAGGCCCTCAACAGCCTGGTCGTTCAGGCCCAGGTTCAGGATGGTATCCATCATGCCGGGCATGGACTGACGGGCACCGGAACGGACGGAAACCAGCAGCGGGTTGTCCACGGAGCCGAAGGTCTTGCCGGTCTGCTCCTCCAAAATGCCCATGTATTTGAAGATGTCCGCTTTGATCTCTTCGTTGATCTCGCGGTTGTCGGCATAGTACTGGGTGCAGGCTTCGGTGGTGATGGTGAAGCCCTGCGGAACCGGCATGCCGGCGTGGGTCATCTCGGCCAGGCCGGCGCCCTTGCCACCCAGAATGTTCTTCATGGTGGTCTGGTCGCCGCCGAAGGCGTCATGGCCCTCTTTGAACAGGTACAAGAATTTCTTGCTCATACTAACCTCCCAAAAACGGTAACGTGTTTGCATACAACGTTTCGTGTTTGCACAGTCCATTATAACAGACCCTAAAACGAATTTCCAGTGGATTGTTAAAAAACTGCTCAATACTTTGGCTGAAAAACCACCAAACTTTTCTCCCCAGGGTATTGCAATTTGCACAAAAAACGTGTAAAATATACTGGGCGGAAAGTTCGGAATTTGTTCCTTACTCCGCTTTTTTTGTTACTTTTGTTTCCTTTGGATTTTTCCTGTCTTCCGGGCCTTTTTTCGGGTTGCGAAATCAGGCTGTCTGGGGTACAATACCAGTAATAAGGTATTTCATATTAATAAGGGGGATTTCTATGTCTACCGCCAAAGAAAATTTTGAACTGGCGCAGCAGCGCTATGCCGCTGCCTTCGAGCGCCATCTGAATAACGGCGTGGAATTCATCAGCCGCGACGTCTACATTGATCCGGAAGTGGAGATCGCGCCGGGGGCCACCATTCTGCCCGGCTGCATTCTGCGAGGCAAGACCGTCATCGGTGCGGGCTGTGTCATCGGCCCCAACACCCTGCTGGAAGATACGGTGGTAGAGGAAGGTTCTTCTATCAACGCCAGCCAGTGCTATCAGAGCCACATCGGCCCCAACAACAAAATCGGTCCCTTCACCCATCTGCGCACCGGCACCAAAACTGCCGAGGGCTGCCACCTGGGCGCCTATGTGGAGACCAAGAACGCTGACTTTGCCGAGGGCAACACCGTCAGCCACCTGACCTACATCGGGGATGCCACCGTGGGTAAGTACTGCAACTTCGGCTGCGGCACGGTCACCTGCAACTACGACGGAGAGGGGAAATTCCACACCACCATCGGGGATTACGTCTTCATTGGCTGCAACACCAATCTGGTCGCACCGGTCACGGTGGGCGATCACGCTTTCACCGCCGCCGGTTCCACCATTGGTAAGGATGTGCCCGCCGGGGCGCTGGGCATCGAGCGGGCCAAACAGGCTAACGTTGACGGCTGGGGCGAACACAAGCTGGAAAAATATATTGCCAAAAAGCAGAAGCTGGAGGCTGACAAGCGAAAGGGCTGATGTTCCATGACATCCATCTGGCTGACCCTTCTGGGCTGGAAGGAAGCATTGTGCACCTTTGATGCCCCGCAATACGGCACGGCGCTGCACCTGCTGCAAAAGGAGGGCATTGCCTGCCGTACCCGTACCGTGAATTTCAGCAGTGCCTCCCGCCGTACCGGCACGATGTACGCGGTGGGAGAACGGACCGACCGCAGTATTGAATATCAGATCTTTGTAAAAAAGGCCGATTGGGACAAGGCCCAACTGGCGCTGCAGGGACGGCTGCACAGCCTGTAAGGCAGAAAGGATTTTCCATGAGGTTTCTCGGAAATCTTGTGTGGTTTCTGCTGGGCGGATGGCTCAGTGCCCTGTGCTGGGCAGCCGCAGGACTGCTGTGGTGCATCACAGTCATTGGGATTCCCGTAGGACTGCAATGCTTTAAATTTGCCTCTCTGAGTTTGTTTCCCTTTGGAAAAGAAGTTCTGTACGGCGGCGGTGCTCCGTCGCTGCTGCTGAATATCGTCTGGCTGCTGGTGACCGGTCTGCCCATGGCTGTCGGTCACGCCCTGTGGGGCTGCCTTTTGTGTCTTACCATCATCGGGATCCCGTTCGGCCTGCAGTATTTCAAAATTGCTCGACTGGCACTTCTGCCCTTTGGCAGTCGGATCGTCGGTTGAGGGCCGTCACAAGTAGATCAACAAGGAGCGTTTTATTCGTTTATGTCTTTTTTCAGTTCTCTCTCGGGCGCCGACTGGCTGATTGCCGGTCTGGGAAACCCCGAACCGAAATACGACGGCACCCGTCACAACGCCGGATTTGAGGCGCTGGACTATCTGGCCGAGCAGTGGCAGTGCCCCCTGAACAAAAGCAAATGGCAGGGGCTGTACGGTACCACACAGGTGGGCGAACATAAAGTGGTACTCCTCAAGCCGCTTACCTACATGAACCTCAGCGGGCAGAGCATCGCCCCCACCGCCAACTTCTATAAAATCCCGGCCAACCACATCATTGTACTCTGCGATGACATCACCCAGCAGCCGGGACACCTCCGCATCCGCCCCCACGGGTCGGCCGGCGGGCATAACGGGCTGAAAAGTATTATTGCCAGCCTGGGCACCGAGGAATTCAGCCGCATCCGCATCGGCATCGGTGCCAAGCCCAATCCGCAGTACGATCTGGCGGTCTGGGTGCTGGGCAAGCTCCCGCCGGAAGACCGCAAGGCGATGACTGATCGCTACCCTGACATTGAACAAGCCTGCAGGCTGCTGATGGACGACAACTTGCAGTACGCCCAAAACAAATTCAATCGATAAAGGAGATAGACCCATGAGCTCTCTTCGCAAAAAAGCACTGGTTCGTTTGCTGCTGTGCGCTGTTGTATTCATCGCCACCATCGTGTTCTGTTTTCTGCTGCTGACCGGCACTTTTGACGGCGGTGCAGAGCCCGCTTCCACGCCGGAGAGCTCCTCCGTTGCCGAAGGTGAGTCCCCTGCCGGGGATTCCGCCGCCACCGACAGTGTTCCCGCCGAGGGCGAGGATTCCTCCAGCGAGGCGGTCGAGCCTACGCCGGAGCCCACTCCGGAGCCGACGCCGGTAAACTTTGACGGCTTGTCCGAGCAGCCGACCACCGTATACGCCGAGGGCGAACAGCCGGCCTTTACCGTGACCCCGGATTCCAACATGAATCTGCGTGCCGGCCCCGGCACGGACTTCGACAAGGTGGCTCAGATCCCGGCCGGTACCGCTGTCACCGCCCTGGGCACCAACGCCGATGAGACCTGGGTCGTGGTCCAGTATGAAGGTCAGTACGGCTGGCTTGCCAAGGAATATCTGAACGCCGCCTGATTTTTCCCCGACTTTTACAACTGAATAGGAGGAAGGCTCCGATGAAAAAGCGAATTGCATCCCTGCTGTTATCCGCTGCCATGCTGGCTGTCTGTGCCGGCTGTCAATCCACGTCCGCCTCCATCCCGACGGATTCTTCGCCGGTATCCCAACCGGATACCACGCCGACCGCCTCCCCTGCCCCGGCTGCCCGGCCTACCAGTCTGCTGGGCGATCTGCCTGTGCTGTATGATACCTCGCTGGTCCCCGCCGTGCCTGAGTTTACCGTGGCCGAGGATTTTTCCAACGTCATCAACGCCGATCTGCTGGAATACTGGAATGACGAAGCCAGGGCCAAGCTGCTGGAGAACGGTTTTCTGGTCGTCAGCAGTCCCATCGATGAGTTCTACCCCCGCTACGAGTCCAACCGTTATCTCTATACTCCCAATTTTGTGACGGTGGACGCCTCACTGCACACCTATCATCTGTACTTCCTCTATCTGCAGCGTCAGGTGGAAGAGCAGCATTTGCTGCCCCTTTTGCAGGAGCTGACTTCCGCCATGCTGGCGCAGAGCCGGGCCCAGGCGGAAACTCTGGCCGGCACCGACTGGGAGAATGCGGCGCAGCGCAACGTAGCCTACTTCAGCGTGGCGACCGCGCTGCTGGACCCGGAAGCGGACCAGTCTGCCTTCCCGCAGGAGGCCATCCAGGAACTGGCGCTCATCAATGACGCCGCAGGGATCGCGCCCTCCCCGGTGATGAACCGGGGCGAGGAAAACGGCAGCCCGCAGGAGGATTACAGTCAGTACATTCCCCGCAGCTACTATACCGAGAGCGAGGAACTGACCCGCTATTTCAAGACCATGATGTGGTACGGGCGGATGGCCTTCCTGCAATCCGACGCCGACAAGACCCGCAGCGCCGTGCTTGTGAATCTGGCTCTGCGGGAAAGCGGTGCCATGGACAACTGGCAGCGCATCTATGACGTGACCTGTTTCTTCGCCGGTGCCAGCGACGACGCCAATGCGCAGGATTATCTGCCGTTGATCGACGCTGCTTTCGGCGCCGACGCGGACCTTTCTGCCTTGGCGAGTGACGGAGCCGCCTTTGAAACCTTCACCGAATCGCTCCGGACACAGCAGCCCGCCTCCATCAACTCCATGCCGATCTATGAATGGGATGACCGGGACGAAAGCACCGCCGGGTATCGCTTCATGGGACAGCGTTATACACTGGACGCCGACATTCTGCAGAATCTGGTCTACCGCGATGTGGAGGAAAGTTCCGATGGCCGTCAGCGTCTGCTTCCCGACGCTTTGGACGTGCCCGCCGCGCTGGGTTCCGAT encodes the following:
- a CDS encoding DUF4367 domain-containing protein produces the protein MKKKENDEIRITPDALISLVVTEAEERELASMPSLKEMNAQFHPSEQFQQKMDRLLKKARRKEGWVQIWKPTKKVLIAFTSVMTALTFALLPVQAVQDAVVDTLIQWRDGFMNIVYSQETDRQHFDIASKINLSCILTGFTLTDEETSNQDRYIAEFTSDSGGWYTVRVVDIGSEQEVGIDNELTRYYELEFDGNHAIWGIREDNSNVLVWEADGLSFTIYGNPNISELIKVAEGITVDSTLK
- a CDS encoding LytR/AlgR family response regulator transcription factor encodes the protein MKEQLEHELPHCMDAVLARYSKHRDVLEMKFVEGKYCVYQDEIVYMESQGHKVNFHLSLGMSVRILTAHTTIDAMQLQLNQNRFVRPHKSFLVNCSYIDKIECGNILLQSGDRITISQSRKKDVDALLTAIL
- a CDS encoding RNA polymerase sigma factor, with translation MLFIYLAMIDDDTQRSKFEYIYHTYYGMMYRVAYELTKDQRLAEDAVHETMVNIIEDIDTIRMDNPKELKSYLYVVTKSKTIDFIRRWEKRKTSLYPADEVPEINNFDSPDEIALTKITLQKALQALNELPEKYRITLVMKIKGYKLKDIACLTNTSEANVKNRIHRARKYIFSKLK
- a CDS encoding RNA polymerase sigma factor — translated: MLTFYISMLETEEQQDKFSYIYQNYVGFMYHVAKEVVKEHYLAEDVVHETFLQLIRIIDKVHIDDELTLRAFLRRVTHNKAVDCVRKWDKVRPTEDNELERYDTKHKQDPETIAIDALAFNELIAMISKMDDRYRTPLELKLQGYQVKEIATILNITPENTKVRIFRARRMILDKLESYHEKERE
- a CDS encoding recombinase family protein, producing MNNMQQLYFGNLALDPNRQRRIVYYGRVSTEHEAQLEALEKQMQWYEDQTKYHPNWTVVGKYIDEGITGTLAKKRPSFMKMIEDAKQRKFDLIVTREVCRFARNTVDTLVLTRELKNYGVEVYFVSDNIWTMDGDGELRLTIMATLAQEESRKISERVRAGQAVSRENGVLFGNGNIIGYDRVGSTYVINPEQAATIRTIFELYSQGLGQMKIVNELTRRGCKDGNGNVKWSCIKISRILRNATYMGYICYNKSKVNNFLEKKRIKNLDEDSFILKKGDFEPIISEALWHQCENIRNGRIHKYQMPSGEERRRGTRIAQNLWVKKLRCRCGAGYNRFKWRVLRDGTPVYGYQCNYRTQNPAKTFVEKNHLDSQKYCDAIAICEWKLDLMAKMIFDQLWGDQREAVLKACQMVESCILSTTLQTDSEKAEKQKKIEKLEQRLLNLGQMRADGELTREQFQKLYAQTTTELDALKTQQNSVPDSAEEKVSFDLNKIKKGLSQMVDITAPRISEELIDEFVEAVTPVENHHYRWKMTFGEMKSGQERYNLMEPENSPVLSFTIDFETARQYRMSNGLPAQFRQRDWTDLNVEVYL
- a CDS encoding helix-turn-helix domain-containing protein, encoding MDISKEELYKAIGTKIRAMRTAKGWTQEELGNKFDVSPQYISRIERGSGHLSLQKLYVLAGVLECSIYAILPSSPSKISNFFSDELQYQLDHCSAEQKAHLIGYITWYLQSCDPNPNRTL
- a CDS encoding sigma factor-like helix-turn-helix DNA-binding protein, whose amino-acid sequence is MGFNYGREKRAFDEKWARLEVEYRAAGMSEKAIQDMKNYDWQWFCSERTYRNHVQTLPVGDAESHGDVFFKQARLESITSQWDAGDVDHSRFGWLSALEDEKLYNKLRALSDKDLELLTLLCVDGFQQADIARRMNCSRNAVHKRLKKIKKILKKG